In Paraburkholderia terrae, the DNA window TCATGATGCGTTCACGATGCCACTCAACACGTGCCCGATCGCTGTCACGTCACGGGCCGATTCGCAGTGGCGAATTTGGTCGTCGAAGAAAAAGTCCGGCTCGAACTCGCGCAAAAACGCGCTCTTGTCCAGCCCGCCAAGAAACATCGCTTCGTCGATTTCGATGTTCCAGGCCATCAATGTGCGTATCGCGCGCTCGTGCGCGGGCGCCGAACGCGCCGTCACCAGCGCAGTGCGAATGTGCATCGGCGCGGCTTCGTCAGCCAGCGTCTGCAGTCGATGCAGCGCTTTCAACAAAGGCTTCAGCGGTCCATCGGCAAGCGGCAAATCCTTGTTGTCGATCTCATGACCGACGAACGCGCCCAAGCCGTCCTTCTGAAACACGCGCTCCGCTTCGTCGGAAAACAGCACGGCGTCACCGTCGAACGCAATGCGGATTTCGTCCGGATACTTGCTCGCCATTTTCGCCGATTCGGGCAACACGCGTGCAGCGGGAAATCCGGCGGCCAAAGCATCGCGCACGTCGTCCTGATTCGCCGACAGAAACAGCGACGCATTCAGCGGCTTCAGATACGCGAACGGGGCGCGGCCGCGCGTGAAAACGCCGCGCTCGATCGCCAGCCCATGCTCGCGGCACGAACTGAACGCGCGCAAGCCGCTAATGGGATCGCTGCGCGACAGAATCACCACTTCCACGCAGTGCGCGCCCATATTGAGTGCAAGCAGCTTGCGAATCAGCGGAAACGCGACGCCCGGCTTGGCCGGCACGTTCAGCCGCTCGCGCTGCAGCGCTTCGTAGTCGCGCAGATTGCCGTCCTCGTACACACGGTTCTCTTCCTCGAAATCGAACAGCGCGCGCGAGGAGATCGCCACTACCAGTTTGTCATCGAGCGAAAAGGCCATGCGCGTGCTTCGTTATCCAAGGAACAGTTGATACACCGGGTTCAACGTCTCTTCCCAATACGGATAGCCGAGTGTCGCAAGGAAGCGCGCGAATTCCGAATCTTCTGCCGAAGGCACCTGAATGCCGACGAGAATCGAACTGTAGTCCGCGCCCTGGTTCCGGTAATGGAAGAGGCTGATGTTCCAGTTCGGCGCCATCGACGACAGGAACTTCATCAGCGCGCCCGGCCGCTCGGGAAACTCGAAGCGGAACAGGCGCTCGTCGTGCGCGAGCGGCGAGCGTCCGCCGACCATATAGCGGATGTGCTGCTTCGACAGTTCGTCGCCCGTCAGATCGACGGTGGCGAAGTTGTGCGCCTCGAACGCGCCGGCGATCTGCGCAGACTCGCTGCGATTGCGGATCTGCACGCCGACAAAAATATGGGCCGACGCCGAATCGGCAATACGGTAGTTGAACTCGGTGACGCTGCGCGTCCCGACCAGTTCGCAAAAACGCTTGAAGCTGCCGCGCTCTTCGGGAATCGTCACCGCGAACACGGCCTCGCGCGCCTCGCCGACTTCCGCGCGCTCCGCGACGAAGCGCATGCGGTCGAAGTTCATGTTCGCGCCGGACGTGATGGCGATCAGCGTCTGATTTTCGATGCCTTCACGCTCCGCATATTGCTTCGCGCCCGCGACGGCCAGCGAGCCGGCCGGCTCAAGCACGCTGCGGGTGTCCTGGAAGACGTCCTTGATCGCCGCGCACAGTGCGTCGGTGTCCACGGTCAGCACTTCGTCGAGATATTCCTGGCACAGGCGGAACGTCTCTTCGCCGACCAGCTTGACAGCCGTACCGTCCGAAAACAGGCCGACTTCGTTCAGCGTCACGCGCTTGCCCGCCTTCAGCGATTGCGCCATCGCGCACGAATCGTCGGTCTGCACGCCGATCACCTTGATCTCCGGGCGCACCGACTTCACGTACGCCGCGATACCCGCCGCGAGACCGCCGCCGCCGATGGGCACGAAGATCGCGTGAATGGGCGCCTGATGCTGGCTCAGCACTTCCATCGCGACCGTGCCCTGGCCGGCGATCACGTATTCGTCGTCGAACGGATGGACGAAGGTCAGGCCGTGTTGCTCCTGCAGCTTGACCGCGTGCGCGTAGGCGTCGCTGAACGATTCGCCCGACTGCACGACTTCGACGGTCGGGCCGCCATGTGTGCGCACGGCATCGACTTTCACCTGCGGCGTCGTCACGGGAACGACGATGATCGCCTTCACGCCCATCCGTGCCGCCGACAACGCCACGCCTTGCGCATGGTTGCCCGCCGAAGCCGTAATCACGCCGCGCGCGAGGGCGTCGGCGGGAATGTGCGCCATCTTGTTGTAGGCGCCGCGCAGCTTGAACGAGAAGACGGGCTGATTGTCTTCGCGCTTCAGGTAAATCGGGTTGCGCAGCCGTGCGGACAGATTCCGCGCATGTTCGAGTTCGGTCTCACGCGCGACGTCGTAGACGCGGGCGGTGAGGATTTTCTTCAGGTAGTCGTGGGAAGCCATGCGGGTCACGCGCGATGCGCTATTTCGGACAGGAAAGGATCAATGATAGCGCCAACCGTCTGTCCGGACGCGGCTGATCCGGGATTTGTCCGATTGCGTTCGCTTTATCGGCAAGCTTGGCCAGCCGACCGGACGGTCGAAAAATCGGACTCAGCGTGGGCACGGATGCGATGCATTTTGGGTGCGTCGTCACCTGGCAATTTCGTGGCGAATTCTGTCAAGCGAACGCGCAAAGGCTTGTCACGCTTACATTCGGGCGTCAACGCGCAATGGGATCATGCGGTAGAATCCTATTTTGGAACAAGGATCGGAAGATGCACTGGCAGCCTCGGATCGCCCATTTGATGCCCGTACCGCGCGAGTCTCGTCCCGCGGCGCAGCGGCACGTGCGGCATGCACGATCGTGTAGCTGCCTCTGAGCGCCGCGAGGCGACCGGCCACCCACGTTCCAGCCATATCCCCGGCGATCCCGGGCGCTGGCCTGCCGGTTGCGGCTTCGCACACTAGAAAGATTTCCAGCATTGCGCCCCACGCGCACTGTCAGCGGGCCTCAACGATGAGCGCACGCCGCTGACCTACCGAGTCGTCCAAACATGAACGCACCTCAAGTTTTCGATCCGCACGGCGCCGCCGCCACCGTTGCCGCCGACGCCGAACCGCGTCTGCGCGAAATCCCATACAACTACACGTCGTTCTCCGACCGCGAAATCGTCATCCGTCTGCTCGGCGACGAAGCGTGGGCCGCCCTCGACGAACTGCGCGCGGAACGCCGCACGGGCCGCTCGGCGCGCATGCTGTACGAAGTGCTCGGCGACATCTGGGTCGTGCGCCGCAATCCTTACCTGCAGGACGACCTGCTCGACAACCCGAAGCGTCGCGCGCTGTTGATCGAAGCGCTGAATCACCGTCTGACCGAAATCGAAAAACGCCGCCGCGCCGACCTCGTCGAACATGGCGACGACGCGGGCGTCGATCGCGCGGCGCGTGTCGAAACGCTGGTCGCCGCCGCGCGCCGCGCCGTCGATGCCTTCGCGGGCGAGTTCGAAAAGATGGCCGACCTGCGCCGCCGCTCGACCAAAGTGCTGGGCCGCCAGACGCAGAAGGACAACATCCGCTTCGACGGCCTCGCGCGCGTCTCGCATGTCACGGACGCAACCGACTGGCGCGTCGAATATCCGTTTGTCGTGCTGACGCCGGACACGGAAGCCGAAATCGCCGGTCTGATCAAGGCGTGTTTCGAACTCGGCCTGACCGTCATTCCGCGCGGGGGCGGCACGGGCTACACGGGCGGCGCGGTGCCGCTTACGCCGTTTTCGGCCGTCATCAACACCGAGAAGCTCGAACAACTCGGCGCGGTCGAATTAACCGAATTGCCCGGCGTCGCGCACAAGGTGCCGACGATCTTCTCCGGCGCAGGCGTCGTCACGCGCCGCGTGACGGAAGCGGCCGAACAGGCGGGCTATGTGTTCGCCGTCGATCCGACGTCGCTGGACGCATCGTGCATCGGCGGTAACGTCGCGATGAACGCGGGTGGCAAAAAGGCCGTGCTGTGGGGCACGGCGCTCGACAACCTCGCGTGGTGGCGCATGGTTGACCCGGAAGGGAACTGGCTCGAAGTCACGCGCCTCGATCACAACCTCGGCAAGATTCACGACATTCCCGTCGCGCGCTTCGAACTGAAGTGGTTCGACGGCGAATACGCGCCGGGCGAAAAGTTGCTGCGCACGGAAATGCTCGACATCGAAGGCCGGCGCTTTCGCAAGGAAGGTCTCGGCAAGGACGTGACGGATAAATTCCTCGCCGGCCTGCCGGGCATCCAGAAGGAAGGCTGCGACGGCCTGATCACGTCCGCGCGCTGGGTGCTGCACAAGATGCCCGCGCACACGCGCACCGTTTGCCTCGAGTTCTTCGGCCAGGCGCGCGAAGCGATTCCGAGCATCGTCGAAATCAAGGACTATCTGTTCGAAACGTCGAAGCAGGGCGGGGCGATTCTCGCGGGCCTCGAACACCTCGACGAGCGTTATCTGCGCGCGGTCGGCTACGCGACCAAGAGCAAGCGCAACGCGTTTCCGAAGATGGTGCTGATCGGTGACATCGTCGGCGACGATGCCGACGCGGTTGCAACGGCGACGTCGGAAGTGATCCGCATGGCCAACGGCAAGAGCGGCGAAGGTTTTGTCGCCGTCAGCGCCGAGGCGCGCAAGCGCTTCTGGCTCGACCGCAGCCGCACGGCCGCGATCGCGAAGCACACCAACGCGTTCAAGATCAACGAAGACGTCGTGATTCCGCTCAATCGCATGGGCGAATACACGGACGGCATCGAGCGCATCAACATCGAACTGTCGATCAAGAACAAGCTGCAACTGATCGACGCGCTCGAAGCGTTCTTCAAGAGCGGCAAGCTGCCACTCGGCAAGAGCGACGACGCGAATGAAATTCCGAGCGCCGAGTTGCTCGAAGACCGCGTGCAGCAGGCGCTCGAACTGCTCGGCCACGTGAAGAAGCGCTGGGAATTCCTGCGCGACAAGCTCGATTTGTCGTTGCGTGAAGCGCAGCACTATCTGGTGGGACTCGGCTATGCGGGGCTCGCGGAGAAATTCGCGGACCGCGTCGACGATCAGCCGGACGCGAACGTGTTCCATATCGTCCAGGACCGCACGGTGCGCGTGTCGTGGAAGCAGGAAATCCGCGCGGAACTGCGCCAGATTTTCAACGGCGGCGAGTTCAAGCCGATCCTCGACGAGGCGCAGGCTATTCATAAAAAGGTGCTGCGCGGCCGCGTGTTCGTCGCGCTCCACATGCACGCGGGCGACGGCAACGTTCATACGAACATCCCCGTCAACTCCGACAACTACGAGATGCTGCAGGACGCGCATCACGCGGTGGCACGCATCATGAAGCTCGCGCGTTCGCTGGATGGCGTGATTTCCGGCGAGCACGGCATCGGCATCACGAAGCTCGAATTCCTGACGGAAGAAGAGATCGGCGAATTCCGCGCGTACAAGCAGCGCGTGGATCCGCATGGCCGCTTCAACAAGGGCAAGCTGCTTGAAGGCGCGGATCTGCGCAACGCGTACACGCCTTCTTTCGGGCTGATGGGGTATGAATCGCTGATCATGCAGCAGTCCGACATCGGCGCGATCGCCGATTCGGTGAAGGACTGTCTGCGCTGCGGCAAGTGCAAGCCCGTCTGCGCGACGCACGTGCCGCGCGCGAACCTGCTGTACAGCCCGCGCAACAAGATTCTCGCTACGTCGCTGCTGGTCGAGGCGTTCCTGTATGAGGAGCAGACGCGCCGTGGCGTGTCGATCAAGCATTGGGACGAGTTCAACGATGTCGCCGATCACTGCACCGTTTGCCACAAGTGCGTGACGCCGTGCCCGGTGAAGATCGACTTTGGCGACGTCACGATGAACATGCGCAACCTGCTGCGCAAGATGGGCAAGAAGAAGTTCAACGCGGGCAACGCGGCGGGCATGTTCTTCCTCAACGCGACCAATCCGCAGACCATCAATCTCGCGCGCACCGCGATGATGGGCGTCGGCTACAAGGCGCAGCGCCTCGGCAACGACGTGCTGAAGAAGTTCGCCAAGAAGCAGACGGCGCATCCGCCCGCGACGACGGGCAAGCCGCCCGTGGTCGAGCAGGTGATCCACTTCGTCAACAAGAAGATGCCGGGCAACCTGCCGAAGAAAACGGCCCGCGCACTGCTCGATATCGAGGACAACAAGATCGTCCCGATCATCCGCAACCCGAAGGCGACGACGGTCGATTCGGAAGCAGTGTTCTACTTTCCCGGTTGCGGTTCCGAGCGCCTGTTCTCGCAGGTCGGTCTCGCGACGCAGGCGATGCTATGGGAAGCGGGCGTGCAGACGGTGTTGCCGCCGGGTTATCTGTGCTGCGGCTATCCGCAGCGCGGCTCGGGCCAGTTCGACAAGGCCGAGCAGATCGTCACGGACAACCGCGTGCTGTTCCACCGTGTCGCGAACACGCTGAACTATCTCGACATCAAGACGGTGGTGGTGTCGTGCGGCACGTGTTACGACCAGCTGGCTGGCTACGAATTCGAGAAGATCTTCCCGGGCTGCCGGATCATCGACATCCACGAATTCCTGCTGGAAAAGGGCATCAAGCTCGAGGGCGTGAAGGGCACGCGCTACATGTACCACGACCCGTGCCACACGCCGATCAAGACGATGGACCCGGTCAAGTTGGTCAACGAACTGATGGGTGCCGAGAAGAACGACGGCTACAAGATCGAGAAGAACGATCGTTGCTGTGGCGAGTCGGGCACGCTGGCTGTGACGCGTCCGGATATTTCGACGCAGGTGCGCTTCCGCAAGGAAGAGGAAATCCGCAAGGGCGCGGCGAAGTTGCGCGGCATTCCCGTTGTCGCCGATGCGGGCGCGAACGCGCAGCCGGGTTCGGTGCTGAAGGCGGGTGACGGCCCGCAACCGAACGGCGGGAACGGCGCCAACGGTGCAAACGGCGCAGCGACCGACGTCAAGATCCTGACGAGCTGCCCGTCCTGTCTGCAAGGCCTGTCGCGCTACAACGAAGACGCGAATATCGAAGCGGACTACATCGTTGTCGAAATCGCGCGACACGTGCTCGGCGAGAACTGGATGGCCGACTATGTGCAGCGTGCGAACAATGGCGGAATCGAGCGCGTGCTGGTCTAATGGCGCGATAAAGGTTCCGTTCGAGGACGACGATGGACTGTATCTTCTGCCGTGAAGACGGTGGCGATGTACTGTGGCAGGACGACACGCTGCGTGTCGTCCTCGCCGACGAACATGACTACCCCGGTTTTTGCCGCGTGATCTGGAACAGGCACGTCGCCGAGTTCTCCGATCTGGGCGACGGCGAGCGCGACCGCGTGATGCGCGTGGTGTATGCCGTCGAGCGCGCAATCCGGCGCATCCTGCAACCCGTCAAGGTGAATCTGGCGAGTCTCGGCAACCAGGTGCCGCACGTACACTGGCATGTGATCCCGCGGTTCTCCAACGACGCGCATTTCCCGCTGCCCATCTGGGCGCCGCGCCAGCGCACCGTTTCCGAGGCGATGCTGTCGCAGCGCCGCGCGCAGGCCACATTGCTGCGCGAAGCGGTACGCGGCGAAATCGAACACGCTCTCGCCTGAGGTCATCATGAGTGGATTGAAACCCGACACGCCGGTGCCCGCCGGCGTCGTCGTTCATGCCGTGTCGCGTGTGCTCGAATTGCAGTACGCGGACGGCAAGAGTTACCGCGTGCCGTTCGAGCTGATGCGCGTCTATTCGCCGTCGGCGGAAGTGCGCGGCCACGGCCCGGGCCAGGAGACACTGCAGACAGGCAAGCGCGAGGTGTCGATCACGGCGCTCGAAGGCGTCGGCAACTATGCGTTGCAGCCGACTTTCTCTGACGGCCATAACACGGGCATCTATTCGTGGGACCTGCTGTGGGATCTCGCGACCCGTCAGGACGAACTCTGGGCCGATTATTTCGACAAACTTAAGGCGGCAGGCGTCGACCGGGACGCGCCGATGCCCGTATCCGGCCCTGCGCACGGCCACAGACACTGATACGATTCCCGCCTTCCCGTCGCTTGATGCGGCGCAACAATATCTCAGAATACGCGAAAGGACGAAGCGCGATGACCAAAACCCACTTCGGCTATCAGACAGTCGACGAACAGGAAAAAGCGAAGAAA includes these proteins:
- a CDS encoding DUF3683 domain-containing protein, coding for MNAPQVFDPHGAAATVAADAEPRLREIPYNYTSFSDREIVIRLLGDEAWAALDELRAERRTGRSARMLYEVLGDIWVVRRNPYLQDDLLDNPKRRALLIEALNHRLTEIEKRRRADLVEHGDDAGVDRAARVETLVAAARRAVDAFAGEFEKMADLRRRSTKVLGRQTQKDNIRFDGLARVSHVTDATDWRVEYPFVVLTPDTEAEIAGLIKACFELGLTVIPRGGGTGYTGGAVPLTPFSAVINTEKLEQLGAVELTELPGVAHKVPTIFSGAGVVTRRVTEAAEQAGYVFAVDPTSLDASCIGGNVAMNAGGKKAVLWGTALDNLAWWRMVDPEGNWLEVTRLDHNLGKIHDIPVARFELKWFDGEYAPGEKLLRTEMLDIEGRRFRKEGLGKDVTDKFLAGLPGIQKEGCDGLITSARWVLHKMPAHTRTVCLEFFGQAREAIPSIVEIKDYLFETSKQGGAILAGLEHLDERYLRAVGYATKSKRNAFPKMVLIGDIVGDDADAVATATSEVIRMANGKSGEGFVAVSAEARKRFWLDRSRTAAIAKHTNAFKINEDVVIPLNRMGEYTDGIERINIELSIKNKLQLIDALEAFFKSGKLPLGKSDDANEIPSAELLEDRVQQALELLGHVKKRWEFLRDKLDLSLREAQHYLVGLGYAGLAEKFADRVDDQPDANVFHIVQDRTVRVSWKQEIRAELRQIFNGGEFKPILDEAQAIHKKVLRGRVFVALHMHAGDGNVHTNIPVNSDNYEMLQDAHHAVARIMKLARSLDGVISGEHGIGITKLEFLTEEEIGEFRAYKQRVDPHGRFNKGKLLEGADLRNAYTPSFGLMGYESLIMQQSDIGAIADSVKDCLRCGKCKPVCATHVPRANLLYSPRNKILATSLLVEAFLYEEQTRRGVSIKHWDEFNDVADHCTVCHKCVTPCPVKIDFGDVTMNMRNLLRKMGKKKFNAGNAAGMFFLNATNPQTINLARTAMMGVGYKAQRLGNDVLKKFAKKQTAHPPATTGKPPVVEQVIHFVNKKMPGNLPKKTARALLDIEDNKIVPIIRNPKATTVDSEAVFYFPGCGSERLFSQVGLATQAMLWEAGVQTVLPPGYLCCGYPQRGSGQFDKAEQIVTDNRVLFHRVANTLNYLDIKTVVVSCGTCYDQLAGYEFEKIFPGCRIIDIHEFLLEKGIKLEGVKGTRYMYHDPCHTPIKTMDPVKLVNELMGAEKNDGYKIEKNDRCCGESGTLAVTRPDISTQVRFRKEEEIRKGAAKLRGIPVVADAGANAQPGSVLKAGDGPQPNGGNGANGANGAATDVKILTSCPSCLQGLSRYNEDANIEADYIVVEIARHVLGENWMADYVQRANNGGIERVLV
- a CDS encoding gamma-butyrobetaine hydroxylase-like domain-containing protein, which translates into the protein MSGLKPDTPVPAGVVVHAVSRVLELQYADGKSYRVPFELMRVYSPSAEVRGHGPGQETLQTGKREVSITALEGVGNYALQPTFSDGHNTGIYSWDLLWDLATRQDELWADYFDKLKAAGVDRDAPMPVSGPAHGHRH
- a CDS encoding HIT family protein is translated as MDCIFCREDGGDVLWQDDTLRVVLADEHDYPGFCRVIWNRHVAEFSDLGDGERDRVMRVVYAVERAIRRILQPVKVNLASLGNQVPHVHWHVIPRFSNDAHFPLPIWAPRQRTVSEAMLSQRRAQATLLREAVRGEIEHALA
- a CDS encoding 5'-nucleotidase yields the protein MAFSLDDKLVVAISSRALFDFEEENRVYEDGNLRDYEALQRERLNVPAKPGVAFPLIRKLLALNMGAHCVEVVILSRSDPISGLRAFSSCREHGLAIERGVFTRGRAPFAYLKPLNASLFLSANQDDVRDALAAGFPAARVLPESAKMASKYPDEIRIAFDGDAVLFSDEAERVFQKDGLGAFVGHEIDNKDLPLADGPLKPLLKALHRLQTLADEAAPMHIRTALVTARSAPAHERAIRTLMAWNIEIDEAMFLGGLDKSAFLREFEPDFFFDDQIRHCESARDVTAIGHVLSGIVNAS
- the ilvA gene encoding threonine ammonia-lyase, biosynthetic → MASHDYLKKILTARVYDVARETELEHARNLSARLRNPIYLKREDNQPVFSFKLRGAYNKMAHIPADALARGVITASAGNHAQGVALSAARMGVKAIIVVPVTTPQVKVDAVRTHGGPTVEVVQSGESFSDAYAHAVKLQEQHGLTFVHPFDDEYVIAGQGTVAMEVLSQHQAPIHAIFVPIGGGGLAAGIAAYVKSVRPEIKVIGVQTDDSCAMAQSLKAGKRVTLNEVGLFSDGTAVKLVGEETFRLCQEYLDEVLTVDTDALCAAIKDVFQDTRSVLEPAGSLAVAGAKQYAEREGIENQTLIAITSGANMNFDRMRFVAERAEVGEAREAVFAVTIPEERGSFKRFCELVGTRSVTEFNYRIADSASAHIFVGVQIRNRSESAQIAGAFEAHNFATVDLTGDELSKQHIRYMVGGRSPLAHDERLFRFEFPERPGALMKFLSSMAPNWNISLFHYRNQGADYSSILVGIQVPSAEDSEFARFLATLGYPYWEETLNPVYQLFLG